Proteins encoded by one window of Luteimonas yindakuii:
- a CDS encoding BolA family protein, protein MDATTIQNLIRDGLPGAQVEVQGDDGVHFEALVVSEAFRGKLPLARHRLVYATVDEHIKSGALHALKLSTLTPEEHARS, encoded by the coding sequence TTGGATGCAACCACGATCCAGAACCTGATCCGCGACGGGCTGCCCGGCGCACAGGTCGAGGTGCAGGGCGATGACGGCGTCCATTTCGAGGCGTTGGTGGTCAGCGAGGCATTCCGCGGCAAGCTGCCGCTGGCGCGCCATCGGCTGGTGTACGCAACCGTCGATGAACATATAAAGAGCGGAGCGCTTCACGCGCTCAAGCTGAGCACCCTGACCCCCGAGGAGCACGCCCGCTCCTGA
- the purM gene encoding phosphoribosylformylglycinamidine cyclo-ligase has product MTQPTPLTYRDAGVDIDAGNALVERIKPLVRRTHRPEVMGGLGGFGALFDLSGRYREPVLVSGTDGVGTKLKLAQQLGRHDTIGIDLVGMCVNDVLVQGAEPLFFLDYFATGKLDVDTAAAVVGGIARGCELAGCALIGGETAEMPDMYAPGEYDLAGFTVGAVEKSHLLDGSAVRAGDVLLGIASSGPHSNGYSLVRRIYDRTGQPADLDLGGVRLIDALMAPTTLYVKPVLSLLDDASGCTVHAMAHITGGGLTENIVRVVPEGLGVAIDANAWPLPPVFEWLQREGAVAREEMWRTFNCGIGFVLVLPQDAVAAAERHLREQGLAHWRIGEVVTAGGAGDRVRIG; this is encoded by the coding sequence GTGACCCAGCCTACCCCGCTCACCTATCGTGACGCCGGCGTCGACATCGACGCGGGCAACGCGCTCGTCGAACGCATCAAGCCGCTGGTCAGGCGCACCCATCGCCCTGAAGTGATGGGCGGGCTTGGCGGCTTCGGCGCGCTGTTCGACCTCTCCGGGCGTTATCGCGAACCGGTGCTGGTCTCGGGAACCGACGGTGTCGGCACCAAGCTCAAGCTGGCGCAGCAGCTCGGCCGCCACGACACCATCGGCATCGACCTCGTCGGCATGTGCGTCAACGACGTGCTGGTGCAGGGTGCCGAGCCGTTGTTCTTCCTCGACTATTTCGCCACCGGCAAGCTCGATGTCGACACCGCGGCGGCGGTGGTCGGCGGCATCGCCCGTGGCTGCGAACTGGCCGGCTGCGCGTTGATCGGCGGCGAGACCGCCGAGATGCCGGATATGTATGCACCGGGCGAGTACGACCTTGCCGGCTTCACCGTCGGTGCGGTGGAGAAGTCGCACCTGCTCGACGGTTCGGCCGTGCGTGCCGGCGACGTGCTGCTGGGCATCGCGTCGTCGGGCCCGCATTCCAACGGATATTCGCTGGTGCGGCGCATCTACGACCGCACCGGGCAACCGGCCGATCTCGACCTGGGCGGCGTGCGGCTGATCGACGCGCTGATGGCGCCGACCACGCTGTACGTGAAGCCGGTGCTCTCGCTGCTCGACGACGCCTCCGGGTGCACGGTGCATGCGATGGCCCATATCACCGGTGGCGGGCTCACCGAGAACATCGTCCGCGTGGTGCCGGAAGGCCTGGGTGTCGCCATCGACGCCAACGCGTGGCCGCTGCCGCCGGTGTTCGAGTGGCTGCAGCGCGAAGGCGCGGTCGCACGCGAAGAGATGTGGCGCACCTTCAACTGCGGCATCGGCTTCGTACTGGTGTTGCCCCAGGATGCGGTTGCAGCCGCCGAGCGGCATCTGCGCGAGCAGGGCTTGGCGCACTGGCGGATCGGCGAAGTGGTCACGGCCGGCGGCGCCGGCGACCGCGTGCGCATCGGCTGA
- a CDS encoding DUF3108 domain-containing protein, with protein MKALLSVLLVLSAVLCGSGRAAELAPFLASYEAWYRGRHAGDATMRVEQAGGGRWEVSLGIRGRHGFAGLARVNIEQSTQFDIADGHYRPLRQETVRKALVFTRRATGSYDWNAREAQWSGDVSKRRRAPVPLRDGDMSALLINLAIMRDAKPGATLQYRYVDGGRARDHVYQVAPEPEIVEVGELSYNALRVSRIDEGRDAMIVWIADGVPTPVRILQLDDEGEADVDLRLIEYQGVQ; from the coding sequence ATGAAAGCCCTCCTCTCCGTCCTGCTCGTTCTGTCGGCCGTCCTGTGCGGCAGCGGGCGCGCCGCCGAGCTGGCCCCGTTCCTCGCCAGCTACGAGGCGTGGTACCGGGGCCGCCACGCCGGTGACGCCACCATGCGTGTGGAGCAGGCGGGAGGTGGACGCTGGGAGGTCTCACTCGGCATCCGCGGCCGCCACGGCTTTGCCGGCCTTGCGCGCGTGAACATCGAGCAGAGCACACAGTTCGACATCGCCGATGGCCACTATCGCCCGCTGCGCCAGGAGACCGTGCGCAAGGCGCTGGTGTTCACCCGTCGCGCCACCGGCAGCTACGACTGGAATGCACGTGAAGCGCAGTGGAGCGGCGATGTCAGCAAGCGCCGCCGCGCACCGGTTCCACTGCGCGATGGCGACATGAGCGCCCTGCTGATCAACCTCGCGATCATGCGCGATGCTAAGCCCGGCGCCACCCTGCAGTACCGCTACGTCGACGGCGGCCGCGCACGCGACCATGTCTACCAGGTGGCGCCGGAACCCGAGATCGTCGAGGTCGGCGAGCTCAGCTACAACGCACTGCGCGTTTCACGGATCGACGAAGGCCGCGATGCCATGATCGTGTGGATCGCGGATGGCGTGCCCACCCCGGTGCGCATCCTGCAGCTGGACGACGAAGGCGAAGCCGACGTCGACCTGCGACTAATCGAATACCAGGGAGTCCAATGA
- a CDS encoding DUF2066 domain-containing protein has product MSLGGRMAGWMTGLLLAAALVAPVQAQRVEGDSARAQGLYEAEVPVGSQSDAARGPALSRALAQVLGKISGDASASSRPGVGQELRRAAQYAEHYDYRQDEGVSATGAPSFQTTLVVRFDREAVDGLAAALGLPVWPEPRPKPVLWLAIDDGSGPRLVSLQQNNVVRPVLERARQRGYQLGLPRGSAAEQAGVGAIWRGDTAAIARLSARYQPPMQLIGKLQRAGSGWRADWTFVDNGRVLSEWTSERGDARQAMSAGADGAADALVKRYARVAPVGEPGNYRVVFTGLASSDDFIRLASTLQAMPVVRRAVPMRATADGVEYELELVTGLPGFRRMANRDVLAEVEDVTGTPTFRMVR; this is encoded by the coding sequence ATGTCGTTGGGTGGCCGGATGGCGGGATGGATGACGGGGCTGCTGCTGGCGGCCGCGCTGGTTGCGCCCGTGCAGGCGCAGCGTGTCGAAGGCGACAGCGCGCGCGCGCAGGGGCTGTACGAGGCCGAGGTGCCGGTGGGCAGCCAGAGCGACGCGGCCCGTGGTCCGGCGCTGAGCCGGGCGCTGGCGCAGGTGCTGGGGAAAATCTCCGGCGATGCTTCGGCGTCGTCGCGGCCCGGCGTGGGCCAGGAGCTGCGGCGCGCCGCGCAGTACGCCGAGCATTACGACTACCGGCAGGACGAGGGCGTGTCCGCCACCGGCGCGCCGAGCTTCCAGACCACGCTGGTGGTGCGCTTCGACCGCGAGGCCGTGGACGGCCTGGCCGCGGCGCTGGGTCTCCCGGTCTGGCCGGAACCACGGCCGAAGCCGGTGCTGTGGCTCGCCATCGACGATGGCTCCGGGCCGCGCCTGGTGAGCCTGCAGCAGAACAACGTGGTGCGCCCGGTGCTGGAGCGTGCCCGCCAGCGCGGCTACCAGCTCGGCCTGCCGCGCGGCAGTGCCGCCGAACAGGCGGGCGTGGGTGCGATCTGGCGCGGCGACACCGCGGCGATCGCGCGCCTGTCCGCCCGCTACCAGCCGCCGATGCAGCTGATCGGCAAGCTGCAGCGCGCCGGCAGTGGCTGGCGCGCGGACTGGACCTTTGTCGACAACGGCCGCGTGCTGTCGGAGTGGACCAGCGAGCGTGGCGATGCCCGCCAGGCGATGAGCGCCGGCGCCGATGGCGCCGCCGACGCGCTGGTGAAGCGCTACGCACGCGTCGCGCCGGTGGGCGAGCCGGGCAACTACCGGGTGGTGTTCACCGGCCTGGCCAGCAGCGACGATTTCATCCGCCTGGCGTCGACGCTGCAGGCGATGCCGGTGGTGCGCCGCGCGGTGCCGATGCGCGCGACGGCGGACGGGGTGGAATACGAACTCGAACTGGTGACCGGCCTGCCGGGCTTTCGGCGCATGGCCAACCGCGACGTGCTCGCCGAGGTCGAGGATGTCACCGGCACGCCGACCTTCCGGATGGTCCGGTGA
- the lptB gene encoding LPS export ABC transporter ATP-binding protein, with amino-acid sequence MLVAEGLRKRYRQREVVREFGLTLDAGEVVGLLGPNGAGKTTCFYMIVGLVPADAGRIVLDGIDITAEPMYRRARLGVGYLPQEPSVFRKLSVADNIRLVLELRDDLDRKGREQELAQLLEELQVTHVADQIGASLSGGERRRVEIARALAAKPRLMLLDEPFAGVDPISVGEIQRIIRHLKNRGIGVLITDHNVRETLGICDRAYILAEGSVLAQGAPDALLMDPDVRRVYLGDAFRL; translated from the coding sequence ATGCTGGTCGCCGAAGGCCTGCGCAAGCGCTACAGGCAGCGCGAGGTCGTCCGTGAGTTCGGCCTCACCCTCGACGCCGGCGAGGTGGTCGGGCTGCTCGGCCCCAACGGCGCCGGCAAGACCACCTGCTTCTACATGATCGTCGGCCTGGTGCCGGCGGATGCGGGACGCATCGTCCTCGACGGCATCGACATCACCGCCGAGCCGATGTACCGCCGCGCGCGGCTGGGCGTCGGCTACCTGCCGCAGGAACCGTCGGTGTTCCGCAAGCTCAGCGTGGCCGACAACATCCGCCTGGTGCTTGAATTGCGCGACGACCTCGACCGCAAGGGTCGCGAACAGGAACTCGCGCAGCTGCTCGAGGAACTGCAGGTCACCCACGTCGCCGACCAGATCGGCGCCAGCCTGTCGGGCGGCGAGCGGCGGCGCGTCGAGATCGCCCGCGCGCTGGCGGCAAAGCCGCGCCTGATGCTGCTCGACGAACCCTTCGCCGGCGTCGACCCGATCTCGGTCGGCGAGATCCAGCGCATCATCCGCCACCTCAAGAACCGCGGCATCGGCGTGCTCATCACCGATCACAACGTGCGCGAAACCTTGGGCATTTGCGACCGGGCGTATATCCTCGCCGAGGGGAGCGTGCTGGCGCAGGGAGCGCCGGACGCGCTGTTGATGGATCCCGACGTGCGTCGGGTCTACCTGGGGGATGCTTTCCGCCTGTAG
- the lptA gene encoding lipopolysaccharide transport periplasmic protein LptA: protein MVLAVLLLPSTAQAKQADRNQPMDIDAGRTEGTLDDRSPTVMSNGVIITQGTLHIVSDRAELHLRNGDIDRAVLTGGPVQMRQEMDDGSPMSARAQRVDYNLASDVITLTGDARIEQPRGTMAGQRIVYNMATGQVESGGGGDNGRVRMRINPRSAQEGG, encoded by the coding sequence GTGGTCCTGGCCGTGCTGCTGTTGCCGTCGACGGCGCAGGCGAAGCAGGCCGACCGCAACCAGCCGATGGACATCGATGCGGGGCGCACCGAGGGCACCCTCGATGACCGTTCGCCGACCGTGATGTCCAATGGCGTGATCATCACCCAGGGCACCCTGCACATCGTCTCGGACCGCGCCGAACTGCACCTCCGCAACGGCGACATCGACCGCGCGGTGCTGACCGGCGGGCCGGTGCAGATGCGCCAGGAGATGGACGACGGCTCGCCGATGAGCGCGCGCGCGCAGCGGGTCGACTACAACCTCGCCTCCGACGTCATCACCCTCACCGGTGATGCGCGCATCGAACAGCCGCGCGGCACCATGGCCGGGCAGCGCATCGTCTACAACATGGCCACCGGCCAGGTGGAGAGCGGCGGCGGCGGCGACAACGGCCGGGTGCGGATGCGCATCAATCCGCGCAGCGCACAGGAAGGCGGCTGA
- the murA gene encoding UDP-N-acetylglucosamine 1-carboxyvinyltransferase has translation MQKIIIQGGVPLHGDVVVSGAKNAVLPILCAALLADGPVEISNVPNLHDVATTARLLRELGADIRHDVEASRFLIDAREARGHVAPYELVRTMRASVLVLGPLLARHGAAEVSLPGGCAIGSRPVDLHIQAMQALGAEVEVEHGYIKARAQRLRGGHIEFPMPSVGATENVLMAASLAAGTTIIDNAAREPEIVDLVDCLLAMGADIEGAGQSRIVVRGVERLHGGHHAVVPDRIETGTFLVAAAMTGGRVTAKAARADTQQAVLDKLEEAGAQLEIDGDAITLDMQGRRPRAVDIVTEPYPGFPTDMQAQFMALNCVAEGSAVIDEHIFENRFMHVSELMRLGADIHVEGNRARVHGVERLTGAPVMATDLRASASLILAGLVAEGETEINRIYHLDRGYEQIERKLSALGARIQRVD, from the coding sequence ATGCAGAAAATCATCATCCAGGGCGGCGTGCCGCTGCACGGCGACGTCGTCGTCTCCGGTGCCAAGAACGCCGTGCTGCCGATCCTGTGCGCCGCGCTGCTCGCCGACGGCCCGGTCGAGATCAGCAACGTGCCGAATCTGCACGATGTCGCCACCACCGCGCGCCTGTTGCGCGAGCTCGGGGCCGACATCCGCCACGACGTCGAGGCGAGCCGCTTTCTGATCGATGCGCGCGAAGCGCGTGGCCACGTCGCCCCGTACGAACTGGTGCGTACGATGCGCGCGTCGGTGCTGGTGCTGGGGCCGCTGCTGGCGCGCCATGGCGCGGCGGAAGTCTCGCTGCCCGGTGGCTGCGCGATCGGGTCGCGGCCGGTGGACCTGCACATCCAGGCGATGCAGGCGCTCGGCGCCGAGGTCGAGGTCGAGCATGGTTACATCAAGGCGCGCGCGCAGCGCCTACGCGGCGGGCATATCGAGTTCCCGATGCCCAGCGTCGGTGCCACCGAGAATGTGCTGATGGCGGCTTCGCTGGCGGCGGGCACGACGATCATCGACAACGCCGCGCGCGAGCCGGAGATCGTCGACCTCGTCGATTGCCTGCTGGCGATGGGCGCCGACATCGAAGGCGCCGGCCAGTCACGGATCGTGGTGCGCGGGGTGGAACGACTGCACGGCGGCCACCACGCGGTGGTGCCCGACCGCATCGAGACCGGAACCTTCCTCGTCGCCGCGGCGATGACCGGCGGTCGCGTGACCGCGAAGGCCGCGCGTGCCGACACCCAGCAGGCCGTGCTCGACAAGCTCGAAGAAGCCGGCGCGCAGCTGGAGATCGATGGCGACGCGATCACCCTCGACATGCAGGGCCGTCGCCCGCGCGCGGTGGACATCGTGACCGAGCCCTATCCGGGCTTTCCGACCGACATGCAGGCGCAATTCATGGCGCTCAACTGCGTGGCCGAAGGCAGCGCGGTCATCGATGAGCACATTTTCGAGAACCGCTTCATGCACGTCAGCGAGCTGATGCGCCTGGGTGCCGACATCCATGTCGAGGGCAACCGCGCGCGGGTCCATGGCGTCGAGCGCCTGACCGGCGCACCGGTGATGGCCACCGACCTGCGTGCATCGGCGTCGTTGATCCTCGCAGGCCTGGTGGCCGAGGGCGAGACGGAGATCAACCGCATCTACCACCTCGACCGCGGCTACGAGCAGATCGAGCGCAAGCTGTCGGCGCTCGGTGCGCGCATCCAGCGGGTGGATTGA
- the lptC gene encoding LPS export ABC transporter periplasmic protein LptC: MSWRGWLAIVLVIAAVVSGWSAWRQRADAPGTATGPLRSDYVLRDFELIALNNEGRESFTLRAPLLEQNPADRTIAIETPLFLVPERDGGRWQARSQTGWVSASHDELRLEGDVRMTSPDQGGRDLLLTTTRMTLLPETNIARSDELVTIQQPGSRIQGLGMQVDLTTKRYEFSSQVKQRYEPRRR; encoded by the coding sequence ATGAGCTGGCGCGGCTGGCTGGCAATCGTGCTGGTGATCGCCGCCGTGGTGTCCGGCTGGTCGGCCTGGCGCCAGCGCGCCGATGCACCGGGCACGGCCACCGGGCCGCTGCGGTCGGACTACGTGCTGCGCGACTTCGAGCTGATCGCGCTCAACAACGAGGGCCGCGAATCGTTCACCCTGCGCGCGCCGCTGCTGGAGCAGAACCCGGCCGATCGCACGATCGCCATCGAAACGCCATTGTTCCTCGTGCCCGAGCGCGATGGTGGCCGTTGGCAGGCACGGTCGCAGACCGGCTGGGTTTCGGCCAGCCATGACGAGCTGCGCCTGGAAGGCGACGTGCGCATGACCAGCCCCGACCAGGGCGGGCGCGACCTGTTGCTGACCACCACGCGCATGACCCTGCTGCCGGAGACCAACATCGCCCGCAGCGACGAGTTGGTGACCATCCAGCAGCCCGGCTCTAGAATCCAGGGGCTTGGCATGCAGGTGGACCTGACCACCAAGCGCTACGAATTCTCCTCCCAGGTGAAACAACGCTATGAACCCAGGCGCCGTTAG
- a CDS encoding KpsF/GutQ family sugar-phosphate isomerase has protein sequence MAVDATQRAPQAPGSDFAASGRRVFELEQQALQAVGARLDGAFSAACRLILDCRGRVVCIGMGKSGHVARKIAATLASTGTPAFFVHPGEAGHGDLGMITDADVVLALSYSGESDEILTLLPVLKRQGNPLIAMTGRERSTLAREADVHLDVSVPAEACPLDLAPTSSTTASLAMGDALAVALLDARGFTADDFARSHPAGALGRRLLLHIADVMHVGDDIPRVAAGATFGDVLLEMSRKRLGMTAVVDDDDRLLGLLTDGDVRRTLADEGTDIRTTRVVDIMTRSPVTIGADALAVEAARLIETHKINGLLVTDAERRVVGALNIHDLLRARVV, from the coding sequence ATGGCCGTCGACGCAACACAGCGCGCGCCGCAGGCGCCCGGCAGCGATTTCGCCGCCAGTGGCCGTCGCGTATTCGAACTGGAGCAACAGGCCCTGCAGGCCGTGGGTGCTCGCCTCGATGGCGCGTTCTCGGCCGCCTGCAGGCTGATCCTCGACTGCCGTGGCCGCGTGGTCTGCATCGGCATGGGCAAGTCCGGCCACGTCGCGCGCAAGATCGCCGCCACGCTGGCCTCGACCGGCACGCCGGCGTTCTTCGTCCATCCCGGCGAAGCCGGGCATGGCGACCTCGGCATGATCACCGACGCCGATGTCGTGCTGGCGCTGTCGTACTCGGGCGAATCCGACGAGATCCTGACCCTGCTGCCGGTGCTCAAGCGCCAGGGCAATCCGCTCATTGCGATGACCGGCCGCGAGCGTTCCACGCTGGCCCGCGAGGCCGACGTGCACCTCGACGTCAGCGTGCCGGCGGAGGCCTGCCCGCTCGACCTCGCGCCCACCTCCAGCACCACCGCGTCGCTGGCGATGGGCGATGCACTGGCGGTGGCGCTGCTGGACGCGCGCGGCTTCACCGCCGACGACTTCGCACGCTCGCATCCGGCCGGCGCGCTCGGCCGGCGGCTGCTGCTGCACATCGCCGACGTGATGCACGTGGGTGATGACATCCCGCGCGTCGCCGCCGGCGCGACCTTTGGCGACGTCCTGCTGGAAATGAGCCGCAAGCGCCTGGGCATGACCGCGGTGGTCGACGACGACGATCGCCTGCTCGGCCTGCTTACCGACGGCGACGTGCGCCGCACGCTGGCCGACGAGGGCACCGATATCCGCACCACCCGGGTCGTCGACATCATGACCCGCTCGCCGGTGACCATCGGCGCCGATGCGCTCGCCGTGGAGGCCGCACGGCTGATAGAGACGCACAAGATCAACGGCCTGCTGGTCACCGATGCCGAGCGTCGCGTGGTCGGCGCGCTCAACATCCACGACCTGCTGCGCGCACGCGTGGTATAG
- the purN gene encoding phosphoribosylglycinamide formyltransferase — protein MAAVDPAAAAATCRIAVLASGRGSNLQALLDAISAGTLDADVVGVFSDRAGAPALARARAVGIPAHALSPRDYPSRDAFDAALFDAVDTVAPDLIICAGYMRLLGAAVVAPRSARMINVHPSLLPDFKGLHTHRQALAAGATRHGASVHFVTADLDGGPVISQVPVPVFPGDDETSLSARVLEREHPLLVETVRLLAQRRISLGDDGVLLDGRSLAGPLQLAANNRFA, from the coding sequence TTGGCCGCGGTCGACCCGGCGGCTGCAGCGGCCACCTGCCGCATCGCGGTGCTCGCATCCGGGCGCGGCAGCAATCTGCAGGCGCTGCTGGACGCGATTTCCGCCGGCACCCTTGATGCAGACGTGGTCGGCGTGTTCTCCGACCGCGCCGGCGCGCCCGCACTGGCGCGCGCGCGCGCGGTCGGCATCCCCGCCCACGCACTTTCACCACGCGACTATCCCAGCCGCGACGCCTTCGATGCCGCCCTGTTCGACGCGGTCGATACCGTCGCGCCCGACCTGATCATCTGCGCCGGCTACATGCGCCTGCTGGGTGCGGCCGTGGTCGCGCCGCGCAGCGCGCGCATGATCAACGTCCACCCCTCGCTGCTGCCGGATTTCAAGGGCCTGCACACCCACCGCCAGGCGCTGGCTGCCGGCGCTACCCGGCACGGCGCCAGCGTGCATTTCGTGACGGCCGATCTCGACGGCGGCCCGGTCATCTCCCAGGTGCCGGTACCGGTGTTTCCGGGCGATGACGAAACCAGCCTGTCCGCGCGCGTCCTCGAGCGCGAACATCCGTTGCTGGTGGAAACCGTGCGCCTGCTGGCGCAGCGTCGCATCAGCCTCGGCGATGACGGCGTACTGCTCGACGGCCGCTCACTCGCGGGGCCGCTTCAGCTGGCAGCCAACAACCGCTTCGCATGA
- a CDS encoding RNA polymerase factor sigma-54, with protein MKPRLQTSLGQHLVLTPQLRQALHLLQLSALELEAEIAAAVESNPLLEWQGEDDTAVRASDGNAAATEDAERASDGAAPDVWESGIDDGWYGGGSGSGGEDDGFDPADRIVHTESLREHLTWQLNLSHLSPRDRLIGEALIDAIDDDGYLRASFDDIAEALRDDGPWGHDEILAVLRRIQLLDPVGVGARDLRECLEVQLHALPDDLAGRALARRIVDEFIEALPRLGAEGLAGALGCAPCDAAIALQLLRSLDPRPGAQIGGVDSDTYVAPDCAIERRNGVWKVRLVGGPHSRLTIHRGYERMIRHASDSDAGYLRGRLQEARWLLRNVQARGETLLKVARCLARQQSGFLEFGPQALRPLTLREVAAEIGMHESTVSRAIARKYVHTPRGTLPLRSFFASGVDTDTGGQASSTAIQQMIRRLVDAEDPRKPLSDARLADELKTAGVPVARRTVAKYREAMNIPSSHERVRLG; from the coding sequence ATGAAGCCGCGTCTGCAGACATCGCTCGGACAGCACCTGGTCCTGACGCCGCAATTGCGGCAGGCCCTGCATCTGCTGCAATTGTCCGCGCTGGAGCTGGAGGCGGAGATCGCGGCCGCGGTCGAAAGCAACCCGTTGCTCGAGTGGCAGGGCGAGGACGACACCGCCGTGCGCGCCAGCGATGGGAACGCGGCGGCCACCGAAGATGCCGAACGTGCATCGGACGGGGCCGCGCCGGATGTCTGGGAAAGCGGCATCGACGATGGCTGGTACGGCGGTGGCAGTGGCAGCGGCGGCGAGGACGACGGCTTCGACCCCGCCGACCGCATCGTGCATACCGAGAGCCTGCGCGAACACCTCACCTGGCAGCTCAACCTCAGCCACCTGTCGCCACGCGACCGCCTGATCGGCGAGGCGCTGATCGATGCCATCGACGACGACGGTTACCTGCGTGCGTCCTTCGACGACATTGCCGAGGCCCTGCGTGACGACGGCCCGTGGGGACACGACGAGATCCTCGCCGTGCTGCGGCGCATCCAGCTGCTGGATCCCGTCGGCGTGGGCGCCCGCGACCTCCGCGAATGCCTGGAGGTCCAGTTGCACGCGCTGCCGGACGACCTGGCCGGCCGTGCGCTCGCCCGGCGCATCGTCGACGAGTTCATCGAAGCGCTGCCGCGGCTCGGCGCCGAAGGCCTGGCGGGTGCCCTCGGCTGCGCGCCCTGCGATGCCGCCATCGCGCTGCAGCTGCTGCGCTCGCTGGATCCACGCCCGGGTGCGCAGATCGGCGGCGTCGACAGCGACACCTATGTCGCGCCGGACTGCGCGATCGAACGCCGCAACGGGGTCTGGAAGGTCCGCCTCGTCGGCGGCCCGCATTCGCGGCTGACCATCCATCGCGGCTACGAGCGGATGATCCGCCACGCCAGCGATTCCGACGCCGGCTATCTGCGCGGACGGCTGCAGGAAGCGCGCTGGTTGCTGCGCAACGTGCAGGCGCGTGGCGAGACCCTGCTCAAGGTCGCCCGCTGCCTGGCCCGCCAGCAGTCGGGTTTCCTCGAATTCGGCCCGCAAGCGTTGCGGCCACTCACCCTGCGCGAGGTCGCCGCCGAGATCGGCATGCACGAATCGACCGTCTCGCGCGCGATCGCCCGCAAGTACGTGCACACCCCGCGCGGCACCCTGCCCCTGCGCAGTTTCTTCGCCTCCGGCGTCGACACCGACACCGGCGGCCAGGCCTCCAGCACGGCGATCCAGCAGATGATCCGCCGACTGGTCGACGCCGAGGATCCCCGCAAGCCACTTTCGGATGCCCGCCTGGCCGACGAGCTGAAGACCGCCGGCGTGCCGGTGGCCCGCCGCACCGTGGCCAAGTACCGCGAAGCGATGAACATCCCGTCCTCGCACGAGCGCGTGCGGCTGGGCTGA
- a CDS encoding DUF3108 domain-containing protein → MARTNPIARSAWKRLAAGALLMAACGAASAMEPFTARYNAKFMGMEATGTMKLEAAGNNRYNYSLDVAGMGARMAQKTTFERHGNGWRPLSSSDSQGGESGLAAMLVKRKTVEATYDWNRNEARWTGDIDKEEAGPVALREGDVDGLLLNLVLVQDVQAGRPLTYRLVDEGRAREHTYAVQGKETVTVGGQSREATKVVRDDGRRQITAWIVDGMPVPARILQRRNGRDHIDLQLQSLN, encoded by the coding sequence ATGGCCCGTACCAATCCGATCGCCCGCAGCGCATGGAAGCGTCTTGCCGCCGGCGCGCTGCTGATGGCCGCGTGCGGCGCCGCGAGCGCGATGGAGCCGTTCACCGCCCGCTACAACGCGAAGTTCATGGGCATGGAGGCCACCGGCACGATGAAGCTCGAGGCTGCCGGCAACAACCGCTACAACTACAGCCTGGACGTCGCCGGCATGGGTGCACGGATGGCGCAGAAGACCACGTTCGAACGCCATGGCAATGGCTGGCGGCCGTTGTCGAGCTCCGACTCGCAGGGCGGCGAATCCGGCCTGGCGGCGATGCTGGTCAAGCGCAAGACGGTGGAGGCCACCTACGACTGGAACCGCAACGAGGCACGCTGGACCGGAGACATCGACAAGGAGGAGGCCGGGCCGGTGGCGCTGCGCGAAGGCGACGTCGATGGCCTGCTGCTCAACCTGGTGCTGGTGCAGGACGTGCAGGCCGGGCGTCCGCTCACCTATCGCCTGGTCGATGAGGGCCGCGCGCGTGAACACACCTACGCGGTGCAGGGCAAGGAAACCGTTACCGTCGGCGGGCAGTCGCGCGAGGCCACGAAAGTGGTGCGCGATGACGGGCGTCGCCAGATCACCGCGTGGATCGTCGACGGTATGCCGGTACCGGCACGCATCCTGCAGCGCCGCAACGGCCGCGACCACATCGACCTGCAGTTGCAGTCCTTGAACTGA
- a CDS encoding KdsC family phosphatase codes for MSADAYPHDLLARAARIRLACFDVDGTLTDGRLTYDSAGNESKTFHVHDGQGLVLLRRAGIEVALITARTSPMVERRGAELGVRVHCGVGDKLTRVTTLCNELGLDLDGVAFMGDDLPDLAPMRVAGFAVAPANAHPWTARHAHWQTQAAGGEGAARELCDLLLVAQGHADDHAPGGAQ; via the coding sequence ATGTCTGCCGATGCCTATCCGCACGACCTGCTCGCCCGCGCCGCGCGGATCCGGCTGGCGTGCTTCGACGTCGATGGCACGTTGACCGATGGGCGCCTGACCTACGACAGCGCCGGCAACGAGAGCAAGACCTTCCACGTGCATGACGGACAGGGCCTGGTGTTGCTGCGGCGGGCCGGCATCGAGGTCGCACTGATCACCGCGCGCACCAGCCCGATGGTTGAGCGCCGCGGCGCCGAGCTGGGCGTGCGCGTGCACTGCGGCGTCGGCGACAAGCTCACCCGCGTGACCACCCTGTGCAACGAGCTGGGGCTGGACCTCGACGGCGTCGCCTTCATGGGCGACGACCTGCCCGACCTCGCGCCGATGCGGGTGGCCGGGTTCGCGGTGGCGCCGGCCAACGCACATCCGTGGACCGCGCGCCACGCGCACTGGCAGACCCAGGCAGCCGGCGGCGAAGGCGCCGCGCGCGAACTCTGCGACCTGCTGCTCGTCGCGCAGGGCCATGCGGATGATCACGCCCCCGGCGGTGCGCAATGA